In Pyrus communis chromosome 8, drPyrComm1.1, whole genome shotgun sequence, one genomic interval encodes:
- the LOC137743806 gene encoding F-box/LRR-repeat protein At4g14103-like, whose amino-acid sequence MVADRISKLPKELLYGILSLLPAKDVVRTCVLSKGWESIWASVPNLDCEFETLPIVWRDSVSLPDGITWEDEHVSDHVDFMTSVDRVLYFRGNSVVKKFRLHCYCRVEDAPRIDGWIRAAIRRNVVELDLCVQAHRDDYQEDPPLEFPRRVFMCKTLEVLKVKSDFITYAPPTSGCFPSLKVLDIRVDNPEADSMEKIFSCCPVLEDLSLFACVTDCRLWNFKVSAPKLKRLKMTFLTDLYDDNNPKYYISINAPELEQLDIKQDFLSNYSFVNLKSPVKGSVDFYCHLGKLQRHFFERATALLKTFANVKYLSISAHFVAGCLPTFNHLTELKLLVFDCYHWDLLTQLLKKSNNLASLVIEYEEDEECIEDHEELERYSKEDLWSTPDSVPICVTGHLKTITIRGLEGYPHVKKVAKCLLNSGKVLTKMTVDNDELYKELMLERGSRTCQVEVV is encoded by the exons ATGGTTGCAGATAGGATTAGTAAATTGCCAAAGGAACTTCTTTATGGCATACTCTCCCTTCTTCCAGCAAAAGATGTTGTGAGGACCTGCGTTCTGTCTAAAGGATGGGAGAGCATTTGGGCTTCTGTCCCCAATCTAGACTGCGAATTTGAAACTTTACCTATCGTATGGAGAGATTCTGTGTCCCTCCCTGATGGTATCACATGGGAAGACGAACATGTGTCTGACCATGTCGATTTTATGACATCTGTTGATCGTGTACTCTACTTTCGTGGCAATTCAGTTGTTAAAAAATTCCGTCTTCATTGCTACTGTCGTGTTGAGGATGCCCCTCGTATTGATGGTTGGATTCGCGCTGCCATTAGGCGTAATGTCGTTGAACTTGATCTTTGTGTTCAAGCACATCGTGATGATTATCAAGAGGACCCGCCTTTGGAGTTTCCTCGACGTGTATTCATGTGCAAAACACTGGAGGTTTTGAAGGTGAAGTCAGATTTTATTACCTATGCTCCTCCTACATCAGGCTGTTTCCCAAGCCTCAAGGTCCTTGATATCAGAGTTGATAATCCTGAAGCCGACTCAATGGAAAAGATTTTTTCGTGCTGCCCTGTACTTGAAGATTTATCTCTATTTGCATGTGTCACAGATTGTAGGCTTTGGAATTTTAAGGTCTCTGCTCCTAAACTGAAGAGATTAAAAATGACCTTCTTAACTGATCTCTATGATGATAATAATCCAAAGTACTACATTTCTATTAATGCTCCAGAGCTTGAACAGCTTGACATTAAGCAGgactttttgtcaaattattcaTTTGTGAATCTAAAATCCCCAGTCAAAGGCAGTGTCGATTTCTATTGCCATCTTGGGAAACTCCAGCGTCACTTCTTTGAACGAGCAACTGCGCTTCTGAAGACATTTGCCAATGTTAAATATCTGTCTATTTCAGCTCATTTTGTGGCG GGTTGTCTGCCTACTTTCAATCATTTGACCGAATTGAAGTTGCTTGTTTTCGATTGCTATCATTGGGATTTGCTAACACAGTTGCTCAAGAAATCAAATAATTTGGCATCTCTTGTCATTGAATATGAAGAA GATGAGGAATGCATTGAGGATCATGAGGAGCTTGAAAGGTACTCAAAAGAGGATCTATGGAGTACACCAGACTCTGTGCCTATTTGTGTGACAGGACACCTCAAGACTATCACTATAAGGGGACTCGAGGGATATCCGCATGTGAAGAAAGTGGCAAAGTGTTTGTTAAACAGCGGTAAAGTTTTGACTAAGATGACTGTTGACAATGATGAGTTGTACAAAGAATTAATGCTTGAAAGGGGCTCTAGGACTTGTCAGGTTGAAGTTGTCTAA
- the LOC137741932 gene encoding UDP-glycosyltransferase 79B3-like, whose protein sequence is MELVRSNFHIAMFPWFAMGHLTPFLHLSNELAARGHRITFLLPKKAQTKLQHLNHHPHLITFHSITVPHVEGLPKSTETASEIPLSSIHFLTIAMDRTRDQIHAFLKASAADPKHIIDMIVFDLAHWIPDIARGLGIKSMYYGVICAAVYAAALVPAPECNSVPMTVTEERQRRNPPPPYPSSTVVMTRDYEVRSLIAIREPCGEGVTFYQRVITSTKECDAFCLRTCRELEGDFCDYLEAKYQKSVLLTGPVLGLNKIPQQLEDRWAEWFAGFEAGSLVFCAVGSQWIFEKDQFQEVLLGFELTGLPFLVALKPPLGCETIEEALPDGFEERVRGRGVVFGGWVQQPLILSHPAVGCFVHHCGFGSMWESLLSKKQIVLVPQWPDQILGTKLMAKELKVAVEVEREESGWISKESLKEAIKSVMDTESEVGVMVKRNHEKWREIVSEAGFMSGYVDRFVQNLKQIV, encoded by the coding sequence ATGGAGTTGGTGAGATCTAATTTTCACATAGCCATGTTCCCATGGTTTGCAATGGGACACTTGACTCCGTTCCTCCACCTCTCTAACGAGCTGGCTGCCAGAGGCCATAGAATCACTTTCTTGTTGCCCAAGAAAGCCCAAACGAAGCTTCAACATCTCAATCACCACCCACACctcatcaccttccattcaatcACCGTTCCTCACGTCGAAGGCCTCCCAAAGAGCACTGAGACGGCCTCCGAAATCCCTCTATCTTCGATCCATTTTCTCACCATTGCCATGGACCGCACCCGCGACCAAATACATGCTTTCCTAAAAGCAAGTGCTGCTGATCCAAAACATATAATCGACATGATCGTCTTTGACCTTGCCCATTGGATACCGGATATCGCAAGAGGGCTTGGTATTAAATCCATGTATTATGGTGTCATTTGCGCGGCTGTATACGCAGCTGCTCTTGTCCCAGCACCAGAATGTAATAGTGTGCCCATGACAGTGACCGAGGAACGACAGCGGAGGAACCCACCTCCTCCGTACCCATCATCAACCGTGGTAATGACGCGGGACTATGAAGTCCGGTCCTTGATAGCCATTAGGGAGCCGTGTGGAGAGGGGGTCACATTTTACCAAAGGGTGATCACATCCACCAAAGAATGCGACGCGTTCTGCCTTCGAACGTGCAGAGAACTGGAAGGTGATTTTTGCGATTACTTGGAAGCGAAGTATCAAAAGTCTGTGCTTTTAACTGGCCCTGTATTAGGCCTAAACAAAATCCCCCAACAATTAGAAGACAGGTGGGCTGAGTGGTTTGCTGGGTTTGAGGCTGGGTCTCTGGTATTTTGTGCAGTTGGAAGCCAGTGGATCTTTGAAAAGGACCAATTCCAAGAGGTTTTGCTAGGGTTTGAGCTAACTGGGTTGCCATTTTTGGTAGCTCTGAAACCGCCATTGGGTTGTGAGACGATCGAAGAGGCACTGCCCGATGGGTTTGAAGAGAGGGTTAGAGGGAGAGGGGTGGTGTTTGGGGGCTGGGTGCAGCAGCCATTGATCTTGAGCCACCCAGCAGTAGGGTGCTTTGTGCACCACTGTGGGTTTGGGTCGATGTGGGAGTCTCTGTTGAGTAAGAAGCAGATTGTGTTGGTGCCACAATGGCCGGACCAGATCTTGGGAACCAAGTTAATGGCTAAAGAGCTCAAGGTTGCAGTGGAGGTGGAGAGGGAAGAAAGTGGGTGGATTTCGAAAGAGAGCTTGAAGGAAGCCATTAAAAGTGTGATGGATACGGAGAGTGAGGTGGGTGTTATGGTGAAGAGGAACCATGAAAAGTGGAGGGAAATAGTATCGGAGGCAGGGTTTATGAGTGGCTATGTTGATAGATTTGTTCAGAATCTCAAACagatt